ATGAAACCGTTCATTGAAAAATCGACCAGAGATTCTATCGTCGAGTCGGGAACCCTGACACCGTTGAAGATTATCCAGTAGATGGCCGTGAATCTGGAACTCCCAACTAGAAACCACTTCTTTGGCAGAGAGATGGTTGATCCTTCGATTTTTAAGGCCTTGATGAGAGCCTCCTGATATGTGCTATTAACGGAGCTTTCTACCTCTGGAAATCTATACTCTGCCTCGTGGAAGGCCATGAACTTTTTCTTTGAATTCCAGAGGGTATCGAAGACAGATCTAAAAAAGTTGAAAAGTCTTTCATCCTCTCTTTTGCCATTTATCGTACTGAGAGCGCTTTCAAAATCGGTTTTTATATCATTCACGATTTCCTTGAAGACCTGTTCCTTACCGGAATAATGTCTGTAAAAGGCTCCGTTGGAGAGGCCACAGGTTCTACAAATATTGGCGACAGACGTTAACTCGAAGCCCAGGCGGCTGAACAACTCTTCTGCCGCCTGCTTGATCTGGAGTTTAGTTCTCTCGCTACGTGAGATCCTCAAATCACAAGGCCTCCATCTATTCCTATCACCTGGCCCGTTATATAGGTGGATTCATCGGATATCAAGAAGAAGTATAGATTGGCCACTTCTTCTGGCAGTCCCATTCTCTTCAAAGGTATCTTCTCCTCGAGAGACTGTATTAGCTTCTCGGGGACCTTGTCAGTCATGGGTGTCTTTATGAAGCCGGGAGCCACCGCGTTCACTCTGATTTTAGCGCCCTTTCTAGTCAGTTCCTTGGCCCAGGTTTTTGACATGGCTATCACACCGCCTTTAGAGGCTGCATAGTTGCTCTGACCTATGTTACCGTACACACCAACTATAGAGGACGTGTTCACTATTGAGCCGTAGCCCTGATCCAGCATAACGGGAGCCACGGCCTGTGTCATGTTGAAAACCCCCTTCAGGTTGACATTGATGACCAGATCCCAGTCCTCTTCGGTCATTCTCTGCAAGAGCGCATCTCTGGTGACACCTGCGTTGTTTACTAGGCCGTCTATGTGACCGTACTCATCCCTGAGTGACTTGACAAGCTCGTTGATCGCTGAGCGATCCGTCACGTTCAGTTTTTTCGGTACTACTTTACCTGGAAGAGAAGCGAATTCCTCCCTTAACTTTTCCAGACCGGCCTCATCCACATCACAGGCGATCGTTATAGCACCTTCTCTGGCGAACTTTTCCACCGATGCCTTTCCCAGCCCACTGGCCGCACCGGTAATAATAACCACTTTGCCTTCCATTCTCATCTTTCAGCCTCCATATCTCTGCCCCACTTCACCGTTGTTGCGGCCCATACGAATCCAAGTCCTGCACCGACCATAACTATCAGATCTCCATCTTTGATCTTCCCTTCTTTCAGTCCGAGCTTTATGGAAAGAATCTGATCGTTCTGGCCTAGATGGCCGTATTCGTCGAGGTAAGTGCTCTGGTCTTCCCTCAAACCTAGCTCTTCAAGAACACCGAAGTGGGCGGATTTTTTGAAATGCAGTATGGCAAGATAGTCGATATCCCTCTGAGAGTAGCCGCTTTTCTCGAGAGACTCTCTTATAACTCCGTAGAAATTGACCATCGTCGTCTCACCGAGACGTTTTTTGAAGTCTGCCGCATCACCCGGAACATCGAAGGAAAACCTTGATATATCTTCGGGTTTGATGGGCCAGCTCTTAGACCCTCCAACAGGTACCACGCAATCTTCCGAGAAAGAACCGTCACCTTTGAAGGCCGATGCCAGGACGATGTTGCTGTGGTGGTTCTTCTTCAATACGACCGCGGCTCCGCTAGCCCCCAAATCAAGCATGAAGGAAGTGGCGGGCTTTTTTAGATCTATAAGATCCACATTTCTGTAACCACTTACGAGCAGAACGGTGTTGAGATCTTCATGGGCGATCATCATGCTCTTGGCGATATCAATTCCCGCCATCATCGAACCGCACATGGCCTCCATATCGAACGACCATGCCCTTCTAGCGCCTATAACGTCTGCGACCTTGAGTCCCGCAAGCCAGCAGGGGTAGTCTTTGTGCTGTGCGCCGTTCCATATCAGTAAATCTACGTCCATCGGGTCTACTTTTGCATCATTCAAGGCTTCAAGCGCCGCCATGACTCCCATGCGACTGGTGGTATCATCTGGTCCGGGAACCGGTTTCTGCTTAACACCGAATTTGTTCGCGATGACATCCTCTGGAATTCCCGTCGCCACAGACAGGTCTCTCGCTGTTGTGAATTTCTCGGGTATGTAGAGACCAATACCCGCTATTCCGATCTTCGGAAAACCGTTCAATGAGATCACCTCTCGACCTTTGTGAATTATCTCTCATTTATGACAAGTGAATCATCTCTCACTTTCAGCATACTATATTTAACATTCTTAAATAAGCATAATCAGAGACGACCTGATGCATATACAGGCAATGAGGAGCGAATAAAGATGATTATGAAAGTTAAACTCAAGAATTCTTCAATATAAACCCCGTAACGGCCGTTATGAATTCGGCTGTCTTTTCAAGAAATGCGCCGTGACCCGCGTTGTGAATGACCAGCAATTCTGAGCCCTTTATCCTCTCGTGTATCGGCTCCATCTCTTCAAGAGGGGTAATAATATCTCTGTCGGCGCACAGCAGAAGTGTAGGACAGGTTATTTTCCCGATTCTATCCAGGACATTGAAATCCGGGTTGGAAGAGGCCAGCCTTATGAATCCCTGGAACCAGGCGGCATCTAAGAGATTTTTGAAGGCCTTCTGACGGGCTTTGAGCCATTGGAGGTTGTTGTTGTAGAAGAGATCTGAATAAATGAAGGGAATGGCCAGAGAGAAGAATCTCTCGCCATCTTCAAGTTTGGCAGCTTCCTTCCAGGCCTCTCCCAGTTCCGCAAGGAAGGGTGAAATTCTGGCCGGCGTATTCGCCAGTATCAACGTTTTCAACCTTCCGGGCGAATCAAGGGCAAATAGTTGTGCAACCTGTCCACCGTAAGAGAGCCCTACGAGATTTATCTTGTCTATGGATAATTCATCAAGGAGAGAAAGGATATCCGGTACATGTATTTCTATGGGGTATTGCACGGACTCTCTGCTGGATTTTCCCTGGTCTCTGAAATCCATTAGAATCAATCTGAAATGTTTCGTGAAATCCCCGATAAACCCAGCCCATGAAGCGGTAGACATCATGATTCCGTTCAGTATCATCAAGGGTGGGTTCTCGCAATCGCCGTGAACTTCGTAATAAATATCTCTGTTGTCTCGAGTTTTAATAAACGACATTACCTCACCTCCACAACGATTATTACATTTCCGGACGGTTTTTTCCCCGATGCGGTGGTAAACTGATATTGAAATGAAGCACGAGCAAAAAAGGCACCTTCCAGCGATAAATAACTTCTGAAAGGATGAGTTTGATGTCACAATTCAAGCAAGACTTTATGGAACAGTCCGAAGCGGTTAGACTTCTATTGAGCACTGCAGACGATATAAGCGAAAAATCCCGAAAACTGGACAGTTCGAGGGTTCTTTTCACGGGCATGGGAGCTTCGCTCCATGCCGGAAGCGTCGCGGCGACTTTTCTGCGTTCCCTGGGAATCGATAGCGACTGTGTGGAAATGTCCGAGTTGATTTCCTATTCCTCGCCGGACCTTCTAAAGAATTACGGTACGATCGTCCTGATAAGTCAATCTGGTGAGAGCGCGGAGTTGTTGAGATTCATGGACGACAACGCGAGCCTTCTCGACAGAATGGCCCTCGTAACTAACAATCCGTCGAGTACTGCTGGCAAAAGACTCGAAAGAGAGAAGGTTTTCCCGCTCCTTGCAGGTAAGGAGAGATCGATGGGAGCTACGAAGACTTTCATCAACAGCATCTTGACAACTCTCCTCATGGCCTTGACCTGGTCGGGAACCAGAATCGATTTCTCCAAGCTTCCGGAATCGATCGAAGAGGCTTTCGAGACAGATGTAACTCATCTGGTTGAACTCCTGGCGGGAAATCGTGAGAGAATACTCGTAGCACGAGGATATGGTATCGGTGTTGCCAAGATGGCCCGACTCATGTTCGCCGAAGTTTCTAAACTAAGTCTCGTTTTCTATTCTGGCGCTGCCTTCAGACATGGTCCATTGGAATTGCTGAACGACAGACCCGTTGTCATGACTATGAATCCCTCTGGGGAAACGTCCGCTTTAATGGAGGAGCTTCATAGAGATATTTACCAGAAATGTGAACTGATAACTTTGACAAATTTCCAGTCCGCTTGCGAACGGAGCATCAAGGTGTCAATCGGGCTTCCCGAGATCATCGCTCCGATTCCCATGATGGCCGTCCTTCAAAAGATAGCCAACGAGCTGGCGTTGAAGCGTGGCTTCGATCCTGGAAAGGGTATATTCGGCTCGAAGGTTACGGTCAAAGAATAAGAAGTTAGCGACCGTCTAACTTGTTGATTGGGGACCTGGATCACTCCAGGTCCCGTTTCAGCAGTTGCATGTCTTTTTCGACCAGCATTTCGTACAATTCGAGCCCCTTTCTGAATCTCTCTTGGTCAACCTTTTCGTTGGTCATATATACACGGGAGAGTTTCTCGGGCAGGGCGAGTTTGTCGAACGTGAATCCGTTCCGAACCTTAAAAAGGTATTTAAGACCGTGAATTCTGTGGGAAAGGGCAGTCAATCTATCGGCGCTCCAGTCTATTCCTACGGCATTCAATGATTCGACTATCGTGTTGATGTCGTAGACTTTCCTGGAGAAAAGACAGGCGACTAGCGAGTTTAGAATCATTCTCCATACGCCCTCTTCGTACATTTCCAGGATCGATCTCTCGAAATCTACGGGTACGGGACTGGTGGCAACCTTCTGGTCCAGAGAATAACCAGCGTTGTCCAGATGTGAGTGACGGACACCGGTGGCGTAACCTATAAAGGCAAACGGACCGGTGACATAACCGGGCGCTTCGTTGGAATTGAATGTAATGGAGAAATCGTTTCCGCCATACTTCTTGGAGCAGTAATCGGCCCCTTTTTCAAGGTCTTTGAAGAACTGATTCTTCCCGGTCGATATATTCGACAGAACTTTCAAATAAACTTCTCCATCGCCGAAATTCAGCACTAAACCGTCGGTTTCCCTTTCCGTTATCAGTCCCCTCTGGAAGGCTTCCGTAGCCCAGGCAAGAGTGACACCGATCGAAATGGCGTCCCAACCCTGTTTTTCAACTAGCAGAAGTAGCTTCAGTATCATGTCAGTAGAATCGATAGAAAGGTTTGACCCCAGTGCGTATATCAGTTCGTGATCGTACGAGACCTTGATGGTTTTGTACATATGATGCGGCTCGTTGAATGGTTCCCTCAACGTGGCCATATGAATGCAACCTATTGGGCAGCCGGCGCAGGCGATTTGTTGAGAAAGCCTTGAGCGGGCGAACTCTTCACCGGATATCTTGTCCGCCCCTTCAAAGAAGCCCTGAGAAAAATTCCGCGTCGGTAGTCCGTTGATCCTGCTCAGCGGATAGACATTCATAGATGTGCCTAGATCATGGTACTTTGCCATAGAATCAGACTGAACTATTTCTTTATACAGTCTTAAATAGAGTGAGTTATACTCTCTCTTCTTCTCCAGAGGCCAATATTTACTGCCAGAAATAATGATAGCTTTCAGATTTTTGGAACCAAGGACGCCTCCAAGCCCGAGTCTTCCGAAGTGACGCGAGGCATCTACGGTGGCGCAGGCTATCGGTGATAGTCTTTCGCCAGATGGACCGATCCGAACTATCGACTTCTTGCCGAGCCCTTCTTCGCTATCTCTCAAAACTCTCTCCGTTGCAAGAGCCGACATGCCTTTTAGAGAATTGCACGGCTTAATATATACAGTATCATTTTCTATGACAATATAAGAGAGAGAAGGAGCCCGCCCGCGTATGAGAATCGCGTGGTAACCACTCTCGTACATCGCCAGACTGAGTCTGCCTCCAGCATGGGATTCGCCCAGATCGCCGTTTAGTGGAGATTTGAAAAGTGCAACGGTTTTGGTGATAACCGGAAAGAGATTGTTCAAAGGTCCGATGGCGAAAATTATTGGCGACTGCGGGGAGTACGGATCGAGACCTGCATAGCAATAATCGTATAGTAGTTTGGTTGCCACGCCAGTTCCTCCAAGCCATTCAGAGAACAGCTCCGTGATATCGACCTTTTTGAACTTTCTATCTGTAAGGTCGATTTCAAGCATCCAGAAATGTCTCACCTCTCCACCTCCACAAGCGCGAGGACGTTGTTCGGGCAGAAGGCGGCGCAGATGCCACAATGGTTGCAAACGATCGGGCGAAGCTCTTCCAGATCCCACTGGAGCGCTCTGGGTACACAGGCCTTTATGCATGCGCCACAGTTGATGCATCTGCTTTTTTCGAATTTCACCCCACCGCCATCCCTCGGAGTGAGGGCTCCCGTGGGACAGGCGGCTGCACAATCAGGCTCTATGCAGCCGTAACATACCCTGATTGAAAAGGCTCCTTCAACTCCGGGGTAGTTTTTAACTCTCATGGCCGACTTTTCAACCGTGAGCGCATTTTCCCAAGTTCTGGAACACGCACTCATACAACTGTAGCAGCCTATACACTGTTCTCGATTTATCACTCTCATTAGTTTTGGCAAGACCTCATCTCCCCGATCAGAGAAAGCGGGCACAGATCAGACCGACCAGCGGGTGGACCTGGACAATTTCTATCTCGTCTGCTCCGACTTTTTCGAAGACTTCTCTGATGAAATCTATCGATGCGGGATGGTCCGTTTCGTTGTCGTCGTAATAAACTTCGCTCCATTCGTCCCGATGGTTGTTTGGGTTGTCGAACCACATTATATCGCCAATGACGATAACTCCAGGTCTCTGAATTAGGGAAACGAGTTTGGTCAGGGCTTCGGATTTCATAGGATCAGTTAGATGGTGCAAAGAATAGATCGCTATAACTTTGTTTATGCCCTTTGTTTTTAGGTCGACTTCTTCAGAAGGATCTTCGAAAGAGCCCCTGTAGAACTCGACGTTTGCGACACCGGAGCTCTCGGCGTTCAACCTGGCATCTTCAATCATTCTTCTGCTTATATCGATACCGATAACTTTCTTACAGTGAGCACCCGCAGCGACGGCCCATCTGCCACGTCCGGTACCAATATCCAGCAAAACGTCTTCGCCACACAGATCGAGATAGTCGAGAGCTATCGCGCCGACCGTGGCTATGATGTCACCCTTGAATGGATCTATATCTGCTATGGGAGACGCTTCGGGAAGGTTGTCGAACTCCTCTTCCAGCTTTTTGCGATCGTAACCGTGTTCCACCACTTCCACCTCTTCAAATACTAATTGATCAACAAGATGATTATACCCCCTATTTAATTTCGAACCGCTTCTAAACATTTTTTTCTGCTTTCATGTTCATGACTGTGACTTTGGAGTTTTCCAGGTCCAAAAAGTTGTTACTGGAGACTCCCAGAAAACTGTTCCCAAACATCTCATAGAGGTGAGAGCTGATGTTCAACTCGGGCAAACGTCCTATGAGACGTTCTCCGTCGAAAAGAAAGGCAAGTTGGGCCGGCGTTGCGAAATGACCGTCCGGCGTGAAGTCGCCACCGCTGGCGATGAGAACGAAAATACCCTTCTTACCGCCCAGCAGTTCTTTTGCGGTCTTTTCGGATTCTCTGATTTTGAATTTCGGAAAACCAAGTTCAGGGATCCCGTCGTACTCTCCCCCCGCCGATCCCGTATGGGGAAGATTGAAAAGCGCCGCACTTTTTTTGTCTGTGAAGGGCGCTTTCAATACGCCGTTTTCAATTAGAGGAAAGATATCCCCATCGTTGAAGCTTCCTTCGGTATCGAAGAAGGAACCTTCGAAACCATCGTCGGCCTTCCTGCTCTGATAGAGCGTGAACTCTTCAGAGAACAGTTTCTCCCCGAGTCTTCCGCTGAAAAGAGAGCCTCCACTACCGAAAAGCATTCCATGAAGCGCCTCGTAGAATTTCGTCAGGTACGTGGTGTCGTCAGCGATGAAAACCACCGGGTAATAACCATCCTCAAAATCCTCTATCCTCTTCGTGTAAGCGTCGCATATCATATTGGTGAGGTCTAGAAACCCCTCTTTATCGAACTTTCTTCCTGCGTAGCCTGTGATCGCGTCCATTATGTTGGAAGAGTTTTTGTCCTTTATCACCAGCGTCAGGTTGAGAAAGCTTCTACGGGATCTCAGGTTTAACCCCAAATCGTTATCGATAGAGGTCTCCAGAGTGCTCTGTTTGAATACCTGGCTGAAGCTGAACCCCGGTTGAGTTTCCCTGAGCGCCTTAAGTATCGCTTCGGTTTCTTCGAGAAGCTCCGATTCTCTCTGGAGATCAGATTGAATATCCTCTTCGCGTTCCAACGATCGACCGGGCGAAAATGGATAGGGTACTTCCATTTTCAAAGACTCTTTGGCTCTCGCGAGCAAGTCTTTTTCATTCTCGTCTCCCAGAGCACCGGCGACTCCCATACATTTGCCATCGTAGAGTCTTACGGAGGTTTTTTTGATGTCTTTCTTCCTTATAGAGCTTACCTGTGTCTGTACTATTTTGATCGCATTTTCAACGTAATGGGTTATATATCTTTCTTTTATCATCTCAACACCTCACTGAACATTCAAAGATCTAACACGGACATAAGGCCCGCCAAAACCTACCGGCAACGAGTACTGTTCCATTTTTCCGCAGCCACCGAGAGAAAAGGAAAGTATCTTCGATTCCTTGGTAATACCCTCTATCTCGTTCAGAGTCTGGAAGACGCTTCCAGATATCACGGAAATTCTTACGGGCTCGGCTATTCTGCCGTTCCTTATCATAAAAGCCTGGTTGGGAGCCAGAGTAAATGTTGACATTCCCGATCCGTGGTTGAGAGAACTGACATAGATACCCGTCTCTATACCTTCGAGTAGTTCGTCGAAGGTTAACTCTCCCGGCGAAATGTAGGTTGTGGTCATTCTAACTATCGGTTCGTATTCGAAGTTCACTGCTCTAGCATTTCCAGTAGGCCGCTCTCCCAGTAAAGCCGCCGTTTCCACACTGTGCAACCTACCGGCGAGATAGCCTTCTTTAATGAGATAGGTTTCGCGTGCTCTGGTGCCTTCGTCGTCGAAGGACACGAAACCCACGCCGGCATGGTTGCCATCATCTATGATCGATAGATTGTCACTACCCACTTTTTTCCCAATACTCCATTCCCTCATCATCGTTTCATCGCCAAGCATGAAATCGGCTTCGCTCTTGTGGCCAAAGCTCTCATGGGCGAAAACTCCCGCGGCTTCCGGCGATAGTACTACGGTATATTTTCCCGGTTTGACAGTCGTGGCGTTCTTGAGAAAGTGCTCCGAACTCTTGATTTTTTCCTGCACCTCATGTCCCCTGTCTTTCAGCAGGGAGATGTCGTTCCCGGCCAGATCGTAACGGTCCATGAACTTTTCCTCGCCGAGGGCCATCTGGTAGGAAAGCCTGAAGCCCACTCTCTGGTAATCGAATTCCAGTGCCGAGCCTTTGCTTGAATAAAAGCTTTTGACTACTCTCTGATCTATATACTGGCCTCTCCAGAATTTTATCGGTTCACTCTCTTTTAGATGGGGGAAGTACTGACTCAGTAGATCCATCTTCCCTTTCAGAGCCATTCTGGAGATATCCTTTGAATCTCCGAAATTCAGAAAGCTTCCCTTGTTGATCTCGAAAGTTTCTACAACTTTGTTATTGTCGATGTTCGGGTCAGGATTTGAGAGACAGGCAAGCCTTTCGAGTTCTCTCTGAATGGATTCGATATCTGTTGTGGAGCTATAATACCACCTCCGGCCGTCGAAAACTCTTATAAATGCGGCCTTGTAACGCTGCTCTTTCATGTTGTCAAGCCTGTCGAGCGTAACAGAGATGTCTGTCTTGAAGACATCTTCAATTCTTACGTCGGAATACAATCCTTTGGGAAATCTGAACATTTCAAACCTCCTTAAAGCGTTATAGATCTATTTCAGTTCAATCCTACACAACTTTCCAGAAGACTTTCGATAGTATTGGAGATAAGGTTATATATCTCTAGCGAGGAACCGTCTCCCTGGGTGTTCTCGTGGATGTATCGAAGAAATCTCTCCATCTCCATGTACTCTCTGTTACTAAACCCTCCACTCACCGTAAGAGTGTCATCAATACTACCGGAGATGATACCCAGTAGTTCATCCGTATCATATAGGTGAAGCCTTTCCAATCCCAGAAGGGAAGCGAATCTGTCGAGTATCTTCAGGAAGATGGTTTCTGCATCGCCACCGCTCCTTTCCATAAACTTTTCGAGGCTTATCCACATTCGTTCACCGTCTCCGTCTACTCCACCGATTCCAAGCAGGGCTAGTGCTTCCCTCTTCTGGTCGATCCGAAGCGACATGAATCTCTTCTTGAGATCTCCGGTCGAGGAAGATATGTAGGAATAGCCAGAAAAGATCTTCCCCATAGCCGAATAAGTATCTAAATATCCTTGGACTAAAGTTTTTCTCAGGTCTGACCCGTTGAACTCGAAGAGATCAACATAGTTGTGTTGTGGCGAAATGACCGTGAATTCTATCTCTTCGTTTCCATGGGCACACCAGATATCGAAATAATCCTTGAGTCTTCTGTAGTGGAGATCTACAAGTATTATATCGTTGTAGCCTCTTTCTATGGCCATATTCACCGGTGCATTGTTGTAAATTCCTCCGTCTATGTAGGTTTGAGATTCTATCTCGACCCTTCTAAAGAGAGGAAAGTTTGCGCTGGCGGAAACGAAC
This portion of the Mesotoga infera genome encodes:
- the fabG gene encoding 3-oxoacyl-[acyl-carrier-protein] reductase, translating into MRMEGKVVIITGAASGLGKASVEKFAREGAITIACDVDEAGLEKLREEFASLPGKVVPKKLNVTDRSAINELVKSLRDEYGHIDGLVNNAGVTRDALLQRMTEEDWDLVINVNLKGVFNMTQAVAPVMLDQGYGSIVNTSSIVGVYGNIGQSNYAASKGGVIAMSKTWAKELTRKGAKIRVNAVAPGFIKTPMTDKVPEKLIQSLEEKIPLKRMGLPEEVANLYFFLISDESTYITGQVIGIDGGLVI
- a CDS encoding 3-oxoacyl-ACP synthase, coding for MNGFPKIGIAGIGLYIPEKFTTARDLSVATGIPEDVIANKFGVKQKPVPGPDDTTSRMGVMAALEALNDAKVDPMDVDLLIWNGAQHKDYPCWLAGLKVADVIGARRAWSFDMEAMCGSMMAGIDIAKSMMIAHEDLNTVLLVSGYRNVDLIDLKKPATSFMLDLGASGAAVVLKKNHHSNIVLASAFKGDGSFSEDCVVPVGGSKSWPIKPEDISRFSFDVPGDAADFKKRLGETTMVNFYGVIRESLEKSGYSQRDIDYLAILHFKKSAHFGVLEELGLREDQSTYLDEYGHLGQNDQILSIKLGLKEGKIKDGDLIVMVGAGLGFVWAATTVKWGRDMEAER
- a CDS encoding alpha/beta fold hydrolase, with product MSFIKTRDNRDIYYEVHGDCENPPLMILNGIMMSTASWAGFIGDFTKHFRLILMDFRDQGKSSRESVQYPIEIHVPDILSLLDELSIDKINLVGLSYGGQVAQLFALDSPGRLKTLILANTPARISPFLAELGEAWKEAAKLEDGERFFSLAIPFIYSDLFYNNNLQWLKARQKAFKNLLDAAWFQGFIRLASSNPDFNVLDRIGKITCPTLLLCADRDIITPLEEMEPIHERIKGSELLVIHNAGHGAFLEKTAEFITAVTGFILKNS
- a CDS encoding SIS domain-containing protein: MSQFKQDFMEQSEAVRLLLSTADDISEKSRKLDSSRVLFTGMGASLHAGSVAATFLRSLGIDSDCVEMSELISYSSPDLLKNYGTIVLISQSGESAELLRFMDDNASLLDRMALVTNNPSSTAGKRLEREKVFPLLAGKERSMGATKTFINSILTTLLMALTWSGTRIDFSKLPESIEEAFETDVTHLVELLAGNRERILVARGYGIGVAKMARLMFAEVSKLSLVFYSGAAFRHGPLELLNDRPVVMTMNPSGETSALMEELHRDIYQKCELITLTNFQSACERSIKVSIGLPEIIAPIPMMAVLQKIANELALKRGFDPGKGIFGSKVTVKE
- a CDS encoding aldehyde ferredoxin oxidoreductase C-terminal domain-containing protein — encoded protein: MRHFWMLEIDLTDRKFKKVDITELFSEWLGGTGVATKLLYDYCYAGLDPYSPQSPIIFAIGPLNNLFPVITKTVALFKSPLNGDLGESHAGGRLSLAMYESGYHAILIRGRAPSLSYIVIENDTVYIKPCNSLKGMSALATERVLRDSEEGLGKKSIVRIGPSGERLSPIACATVDASRHFGRLGLGGVLGSKNLKAIIISGSKYWPLEKKREYNSLYLRLYKEIVQSDSMAKYHDLGTSMNVYPLSRINGLPTRNFSQGFFEGADKISGEEFARSRLSQQIACAGCPIGCIHMATLREPFNEPHHMYKTIKVSYDHELIYALGSNLSIDSTDMILKLLLLVEKQGWDAISIGVTLAWATEAFQRGLITERETDGLVLNFGDGEVYLKVLSNISTGKNQFFKDLEKGADYCSKKYGGNDFSITFNSNEAPGYVTGPFAFIGYATGVRHSHLDNAGYSLDQKVATSPVPVDFERSILEMYEEGVWRMILNSLVACLFSRKVYDINTIVESLNAVGIDWSADRLTALSHRIHGLKYLFKVRNGFTFDKLALPEKLSRVYMTNEKVDQERFRKGLELYEMLVEKDMQLLKRDLE
- a CDS encoding 4Fe-4S dicluster domain-containing protein; translation: MPKLMRVINREQCIGCYSCMSACSRTWENALTVEKSAMRVKNYPGVEGAFSIRVCYGCIEPDCAAACPTGALTPRDGGGVKFEKSRCINCGACIKACVPRALQWDLEELRPIVCNHCGICAAFCPNNVLALVEVER
- a CDS encoding class I SAM-dependent methyltransferase; translated protein: MEHGYDRKKLEEEFDNLPEASPIADIDPFKGDIIATVGAIALDYLDLCGEDVLLDIGTGRGRWAVAAGAHCKKVIGIDISRRMIEDARLNAESSGVANVEFYRGSFEDPSEEVDLKTKGINKVIAIYSLHHLTDPMKSEALTKLVSLIQRPGVIVIGDIMWFDNPNNHRDEWSEVYYDDNETDHPASIDFIREVFEKVGADEIEIVQVHPLVGLICARFL
- a CDS encoding metallopeptidase TldD-related protein; the encoded protein is MIKERYITHYVENAIKIVQTQVSSIRKKDIKKTSVRLYDGKCMGVAGALGDENEKDLLARAKESLKMEVPYPFSPGRSLEREEDIQSDLQRESELLEETEAILKALRETQPGFSFSQVFKQSTLETSIDNDLGLNLRSRRSFLNLTLVIKDKNSSNIMDAITGYAGRKFDKEGFLDLTNMICDAYTKRIEDFEDGYYPVVFIADDTTYLTKFYEALHGMLFGSGGSLFSGRLGEKLFSEEFTLYQSRKADDGFEGSFFDTEGSFNDGDIFPLIENGVLKAPFTDKKSAALFNLPHTGSAGGEYDGIPELGFPKFKIRESEKTAKELLGGKKGIFVLIASGGDFTPDGHFATPAQLAFLFDGERLIGRLPELNISSHLYEMFGNSFLGVSSNNFLDLENSKVTVMNMKAEKNV
- a CDS encoding TldD/PmbA family protein, which gives rise to MFRFPKGLYSDVRIEDVFKTDISVTLDRLDNMKEQRYKAAFIRVFDGRRWYYSSTTDIESIQRELERLACLSNPDPNIDNNKVVETFEINKGSFLNFGDSKDISRMALKGKMDLLSQYFPHLKESEPIKFWRGQYIDQRVVKSFYSSKGSALEFDYQRVGFRLSYQMALGEEKFMDRYDLAGNDISLLKDRGHEVQEKIKSSEHFLKNATTVKPGKYTVVLSPEAAGVFAHESFGHKSEADFMLGDETMMREWSIGKKVGSDNLSIIDDGNHAGVGFVSFDDEGTRARETYLIKEGYLAGRLHSVETAALLGERPTGNARAVNFEYEPIVRMTTTYISPGELTFDELLEGIETGIYVSSLNHGSGMSTFTLAPNQAFMIRNGRIAEPVRISVISGSVFQTLNEIEGITKESKILSFSLGGCGKMEQYSLPVGFGGPYVRVRSLNVQ
- a CDS encoding patatin-like phospholipase family protein is translated as MKIVFIILLCQAILFHGYLSASLALVLSGGGVRSIYQMGVWKALIQLGVEIDGVFGSSAGAINAAAVASREYEMALQFWLELEVGTIFNISEKTSELLKKGFTEWKLFEALSLAKEVIDSRGIDSEPLETLLERVLDEERIRTSGIDMGIVVYSLSRMKPLELSLEDIPKGLLAEFVSASANFPLFRRVEIESQTYIDGGIYNNAPVNMAIERGYNDIILVDLHYRRLKDYFDIWCAHGNEEIEFTVISPQHNYVDLFEFNGSDLRKTLVQGYLDTYSAMGKIFSGYSYISSSTGDLKKRFMSLRIDQKREALALLGIGGVDGDGERMWISLEKFMERSGGDAETIFLKILDRFASLLGLERLHLYDTDELLGIISGSIDDTLTVSGGFSNREYMEMERFLRYIHENTQGDGSSLEIYNLISNTIESLLESCVGLN